A region of the Acidobacteriota bacterium genome:
GTTTGGGCCATTCACCGCAGTTCGGCTCCCCCGCTGACCCACCGGTCCCATGACCTTTTCAGAGCATCCGGCCCGGCGGCTTTTCAGGAAACCAAACTCACCCCGGTGAACCCTCACGAGGAGATTTCGATGCATGACGGCAACCATTCCGGCTTTCCCCCGGTAAAGACCTTCCTCAGGCATAACTACCGCCACTTCAATTCCGCCGTCCTGGTGGACGCCGCCGAGGCCTACGCCGACCATATCCGCGGCGGCGGAAAGATGATGCTGGCGCTGGCGGGCGCCATGAGCACGGCCGAACTCGGCATCACCCTGGCCGCCATGATCCGCGGCGGCAAGGTGCATGCGGTGTCCTGCACCGGAGCAAACCTGGAGGAGGATCTCTTCAACCTGGTCGCCCATGATCAATACCGGCGGTTGCCCCATTACAGGGATCTGAAGCCGGAGGAGGAACTAGCGCTCTTCCGCGACAAAATGAGCCGGGTCACGGACACCTGCATTCCCGAAGATGAGGCCATGAGGAAGGTCGAGGGGGTAGTTTTCGATTTCTGGAAAAAAGCGGAGGATGAGGGCCGCCGGTGCTTCCCCCCTGAATTCATCCTGGACGTCATCCGGAGCCGGGCCCTCGCGCCTCATTACCAGATCGATGAGGCTGATTCCTGGCTGGTGGCCGCCTGTGAAAAGGGGATTCCCATCTTCGTCCCCGGGTGGGAGGATTCCACGCTCGGCAACTTCTTCGTCTCCTGCGTCCGCGGCGGACGACTGAAGGATTATGCGACCGTGAAATCGGGGCTGGAAACGATGGAGGCGCTGGTCGACTGGTACCTGGCGGAGTCGGCCTCCGGGGAGATGGGCTTTTTCCAGATCGGCGGGGGCATCGCCGGGGATTTTGCCATCTGCGTCGTACCCCTGATCCGGCAGGATCTCAGGATGGACTGTCGGCTGTGGTCCTACTTCTGCCAGGTTTCCGACAGCACCACCTCGTACGGCTCCTACAGCGGCGCCGTCCCCAACGAGAAGATCACCTGGGGGAAGCTGGGCGTCGATTCGCGGAGGTACATCATAGAAAGCGACGCGACGATCGTGGCCCCCCTGGTCTTCGCATATGTTCTCGCCGGTTGATGGCGCGTGGCGCCGCCGATCGAGACCGGGACCCCGGGGAGTCGGCGCCCGCTTGCGCTTGTCCCGTTCATGGAGTGCTGGAGGAGGTGACCACCCCCAGGGTGGAATAGACGTGCTTCCGGATTCCGATAAAGGTCAGGTGGACGTGGCGCTGCTCGAAGGAAGCGGCCTCCAGGGTCGCAGGCAGGCCATCGCCGTCGAACTCCACCCCGTCCCTGTCGATCCATTCCACGTAGAAATGGGCCGGGATCTCATTTTCGTAAATGGAACCGGAGAGCGCGGCGCTGGCGACGAAGGAATCCGCCCCCGGCAGGTTTCTCACTTCAATGAAGTTATCCTGCCCCCCGGGCCCGATCTCCCACCGGTAATACTCTTGCCCGTTATAAACGACGAGAGCGCCCGACCGGAGCGCGCCGACGTAACTCCCGGATTCGGGGTCGCCCGGGCGGCCGTCGTCCGTCGTCCGCTCGAAGGTGAAGGTCAGCTCGAACGGGTGACCGCTGAGGTAGAGGAATTCCCCATCCATCTCATGCACGGTACCCCTGAAACTGAAGGTCACCTCCTCGCCGCGAGCGGAAGCCCCCAGCAAAAAAGTCATCGCAAACAAGCCCAGAAGCTTCTCCATGACCGACCTCCCTCCGCCCGGGCGTCCGCGCCCGGAAAGACCCCGTCGTCACGTAAGCCCGATGACATTATGACCCGAAACCCTGCGCCCCGGAATGGCCATTCTTCCCGGCGGGCGGGGAATCCGCAAAAACCGTCCGCATCCGCCAATAACGAATTTGCATTCCGGGGCCGAAATGCCCTACCATAGAGGGACGTCTTCGGAAAACACCGGGGCGATCACTCATCCACGGCAGCGGTTCGGAGGGATTCATGCCAGGAAAAGGAACGACGCTTACATTGATCACCCTTGGGTGCGTGTTGTTTTTGATGAAGCCGACCGGCTCCAGGGCGGGAAACGAGGAAGCCCTCAACCCCAAAAACCTGGTCGCTGCACACGTCCGATCGCTCGGGGATCCCGAGACCGTGGCGAAGAAGCAGTCCCGGACCTTCATCGGCACTTCCGAGGTGAAGCTGATCCAGGGCGGCAACTGGACCCTCAAGGGCAATTCCATGTTCCTGTCCCAGGGGCCCAGCCTGGGAATCGTGCTCAGCTACGGGGACGTCAATTACCCCGGGGAGTATTTCGCCTACGACGGCGAGAGCGTCACGGTGAAGCATATCAGCCCGGGCCGGAAGTCCCCCGTTGCCGACTTCCTCTATCGTTTCGACACCATCATGAAACAGGGACTGCTCGGCGGGGCGCTTTCCGCCTCCTGGCAGCTGTTGTTCGAGGCCCGGACCGCGGACGCACAAATGAAGAGCCGCAGGGTTGAACTCGAAGGACGCGAACTGTACGCGCTCGAATACCGTCCCAGAAACAACGTCGGCAACATGAAGGTCGAGATGTTTTTCGAGCCCGACACGTTCCGGCACGTGCGCACGGAATACCGGGTCCAGGACAGGGACGACGCGACGGTGGGATACAACTACCTCGAATCCGCCATGACCCACATCGGGGACATCGGCAGGGCGCGCGAGGATTCCTATTACAGGCTGGTCGAAAAATTCGACGACTACCGCAAGGTTGGGGGCATGATCCTTCCCCACCGCTATGTT
Encoded here:
- a CDS encoding deoxyhypusine synthase family protein: MHDGNHSGFPPVKTFLRHNYRHFNSAVLVDAAEAYADHIRGGGKMMLALAGAMSTAELGITLAAMIRGGKVHAVSCTGANLEEDLFNLVAHDQYRRLPHYRDLKPEEELALFRDKMSRVTDTCIPEDEAMRKVEGVVFDFWKKAEDEGRRCFPPEFILDVIRSRALAPHYQIDEADSWLVAACEKGIPIFVPGWEDSTLGNFFVSCVRGGRLKDYATVKSGLETMEALVDWYLAESASGEMGFFQIGGGIAGDFAICVVPLIRQDLRMDCRLWSYFCQVSDSTTSYGSYSGAVPNEKITWGKLGVDSRRYIIESDATIVAPLVFAYVLAG